In uncultured Treponema sp., one genomic interval encodes:
- a CDS encoding effector binding domain-containing protein, which yields MEWLTVMKKSIAFMEAHLCDGISADDVASESFMSPFYFQRGFKILTGMTPAEYIRNRRLYLAALDVLGGKEKVIDIALKYRYETPESFTRAFTRFHGVSPVQLKNSPESLHVFLPLKITISITGGNRMEKLDFAVSPMSGFKVIGFERIFDPETSYSEIPKFWDELREKYLGAVWSGKKDLSEIELTVKENCIGEYGVCIDDIGGGKFRYMVAGKYCGGKVQAGMTLFEFPDLEWAKFKCVGPMPKALQSVNTKIFKEWLPGNPDYEMSAGYNIEWYDIPRGSMTDEDYKSAIWIPVKRK from the coding sequence ATGGAATGGCTTACGGTGATGAAAAAGTCAATCGCTTTTATGGAGGCTCATCTTTGCGACGGAATTTCGGCCGATGATGTCGCTTCGGAAAGCTTTATGTCTCCGTTCTATTTTCAGCGCGGATTCAAGATTCTCACCGGGATGACGCCTGCCGAGTACATCAGGAACAGGCGGCTTTATCTTGCGGCTCTTGACGTTCTGGGCGGAAAGGAAAAAGTGATAGACATCGCGCTCAAGTACCGCTACGAGACTCCGGAAAGCTTCACGCGCGCGTTCACGAGATTTCACGGAGTCTCGCCGGTTCAGCTCAAAAATTCGCCTGAGTCGCTTCATGTTTTTCTTCCGCTGAAAATCACAATTTCCATCACAGGAGGAAACAGAATGGAAAAACTTGACTTTGCGGTTAGCCCTATGTCCGGATTCAAGGTGATTGGCTTTGAGAGGATTTTTGACCCGGAAACTTCATACTCCGAGATTCCGAAATTCTGGGACGAGCTCCGCGAAAAATATCTTGGCGCAGTCTGGAGCGGAAAAAAGGACTTGTCGGAAATTGAGCTTACGGTCAAGGAAAACTGCATCGGCGAGTACGGAGTGTGCATTGACGACATCGGCGGCGGAAAATTCCGCTATATGGTTGCAGGAAAATACTGCGGCGGCAAAGTTCAGGCCGGAATGACGCTCTTTGAGTTCCCGGATTTGGAATGGGCAAAGTTCAAATGTGTCGGTCCGATGCCGAAAGCCCTACAGAGCGTGAACACAAAAATCTTCAAGGAATGGCTTCCCGGTAATCCCGACTATGAAATGTCAGCAGGCTACAACATCGAATGGTACGACATTCCGCGCGGCTCAATGACGGACGAAGACTATAAAAGCGCAATCTGGATTCCTGTAAAACGGAAGTAG
- the pnuC gene encoding nicotinamide riboside transporter PnuC gives MKKNLIVPELSVPEKILWAASAVCVTFLFCLVPQKNPLTLIATIVGVTSLLFTAKGHVSGQFLQLVFCVLYAIVALGFKYYGEAITYMGMTFPSDLFAAIVWLKNPSKKGKTEVRMAHLTPKKSAVAILVSTAATVIFYFVLKKLNTANLEISTVSVATSMMASVLTIMRVPYYALAYAANDIVLIIMWIMASVKNPVYVPMIFNFAVFLVNDMYGFFSWKKLRRIQEEGENTLGNE, from the coding sequence ATGAAAAAAAATCTTATTGTCCCGGAGCTTTCCGTTCCTGAAAAGATTCTCTGGGCGGCTTCTGCGGTTTGCGTTACGTTTCTGTTCTGTCTTGTTCCGCAAAAAAATCCGCTCACGCTGATTGCAACGATTGTGGGCGTAACGTCGCTTCTTTTTACCGCGAAAGGACACGTTTCCGGGCAGTTTCTTCAGCTGGTTTTCTGCGTGCTTTACGCAATTGTCGCACTCGGATTCAAATATTACGGCGAGGCGATAACTTACATGGGAATGACATTTCCAAGCGACCTTTTTGCAGCGATTGTGTGGCTAAAAAATCCGTCCAAAAAAGGAAAGACTGAAGTCCGAATGGCTCACCTTACTCCGAAAAAATCCGCAGTGGCAATTCTTGTAAGCACGGCAGCGACTGTCATTTTTTATTTTGTACTGAAAAAACTGAACACTGCGAATCTTGAAATCAGCACGGTCTCTGTTGCAACAAGCATGATGGCCAGCGTCCTTACAATTATGCGTGTTCCTTACTACGCGCTTGCCTACGCCGCAAACGACATCGTTCTGATTATAATGTGGATTATGGCGAGCGTTAAAAATCCGGTTTATGTTCCGATGATTTTTAATTTTGCAGTTTTTCTGGTAAACGACATGTACGGCTTTTTCAGCTGGAAGAAACTCCGCAGAATTCAGGAGGAAGGAGAAAACACGCTGGGCAATGAATGA
- a CDS encoding MarR family transcriptional regulator has product MAENQNFSHEATRRFAYLMNQIDELYHKVNAKSSLSDSVSWIFYCLYDMGGPCNQSEFTHRYGISRKTINSALSKLESLGLVKRTAGDGRNVIVSLTENGLSLAEKSVVPMISAENSVFDSWTPEEKSQFLSLTEKYKNELENKFKEQELI; this is encoded by the coding sequence ATGGCAGAAAATCAAAATTTTTCACACGAGGCAACGCGGCGGTTTGCGTATCTTATGAATCAGATTGACGAGCTTTACCACAAAGTGAACGCAAAATCCTCGCTTTCGGACAGCGTTTCCTGGATTTTTTACTGTCTTTACGACATGGGCGGACCTTGCAACCAAAGCGAATTCACTCACCGCTACGGAATCAGCCGAAAGACAATAAATTCCGCGCTTTCAAAACTTGAATCTCTTGGTCTTGTAAAGCGAACTGCCGGCGACGGTCGCAACGTGATTGTCTCGCTCACAGAAAATGGCCTTTCCCTTGCCGAAAAATCCGTTGTCCCGATGATTTCCGCCGAAAATTCAGTTTTTGACAGCTGGACACCAGAAGAGAAATCCCAGTTTCTTTCGCTGACAGAAAAATATAAAAACGAACTGGAAAATAAGTTCAAGGAGCAAGAACTGATTTGA
- a CDS encoding cache domain-containing protein encodes MKSIKTIVLAFCISLMAVASIGIISTLKIGIGKIQKFSTESVRSERMKGYDDSVKFQIQNAISILKTFYEEEKNGTLSHEQAQKEAIEVIKNIRYGDDNSGYFWIDATDCTLIAHPILPQNEGQNRKNLKDKNGVTIIQKILSVVKANEEGGFSEFYFTKSDGITVAPKRTYSMLFKPWNWIVSSGNYYDDINVELQQIESEVRTHFSKLLLYIFETMAVVLVAAIFVSLFFSKKFSKPIEETARILEKMAAGNLTLRLSTEKGKNEISKMRCSINAFTESINKMVAVSKQNIVSLSKVAENLNENSSGISSEIKQISDNSLELADQAKMQFDTVSLTVSTMGKMSSITNQLSAQIHDQNDALSQSSAAVEEMISNIKSITENIDKFGNSFNKLSSDSEDGKNKIENVINLIESVSSESKKLLDTNKVIESVAQQTNLLAMNAAIEAAHAGEAGKGFAVVAEEIRKLSESTTEQSHYIKQTLSSVIDNINEVTDAASSAGLTFGEIVNQISSDDSLITEIRSSMEEQSIGSKQIVDALGNIKDTTHTIIENSKQMNSGIENVVAQVKELENAAQNLSLKTDEIKKSTQIINSNADKLIGMASENKKFAKELSIQTEKYIV; translated from the coding sequence ATGAAATCTATAAAAACCATTGTTCTTGCATTTTGCATTTCACTCATGGCAGTTGCCAGCATCGGAATAATCAGCACTTTAAAAATCGGAATTGGAAAAATCCAAAAGTTCAGCACAGAAAGCGTAAGGTCTGAACGCATGAAAGGCTACGATGATTCCGTGAAATTTCAAATTCAAAACGCCATTTCAATTTTAAAGACTTTTTATGAGGAAGAGAAAAACGGAACTCTCTCGCATGAACAGGCGCAAAAAGAAGCAATAGAAGTTATAAAAAATATCCGCTACGGAGACGACAATTCCGGCTACTTTTGGATTGACGCGACAGACTGCACGCTCATTGCGCATCCAATTCTTCCGCAGAACGAAGGCCAGAATCGCAAAAATCTTAAAGACAAAAACGGCGTAACAATAATCCAAAAAATTCTCAGCGTCGTAAAGGCAAACGAAGAAGGCGGATTCAGCGAATTTTATTTTACAAAGTCAGACGGAATAACTGTTGCGCCAAAAAGAACATATTCAATGCTGTTCAAACCTTGGAACTGGATTGTAAGCAGCGGAAATTATTATGACGACATAAACGTTGAACTTCAGCAAATTGAAAGTGAAGTTAGAACGCACTTTTCAAAACTTCTGCTTTACATTTTTGAAACAATGGCAGTTGTGCTGGTCGCCGCAATTTTTGTAAGCCTCTTCTTCTCCAAAAAATTTTCCAAACCGATTGAAGAAACCGCGCGCATTCTCGAAAAAATGGCGGCAGGAAATCTTACGCTCAGACTTTCAACAGAAAAAGGAAAAAATGAAATCAGTAAAATGCGGTGCAGCATAAACGCTTTCACAGAATCCATAAACAAGATGGTCGCCGTTTCAAAGCAGAATATTGTTTCGCTAAGCAAAGTCGCAGAAAACCTGAATGAAAACAGCTCGGGAATTTCATCAGAGATAAAGCAGATTTCAGACAATTCATTGGAACTTGCAGACCAAGCGAAAATGCAGTTCGACACAGTTTCACTTACAGTCAGCACAATGGGAAAAATGAGTTCAATTACAAATCAGCTTTCCGCGCAGATTCATGATCAAAACGACGCTCTTTCTCAAAGCTCTGCGGCTGTAGAGGAAATGATTTCAAACATAAAATCAATCACAGAAAATATTGATAAATTCGGCAACAGTTTCAACAAGCTTTCTTCGGATTCAGAAGACGGAAAAAACAAAATCGAAAATGTAATCAATCTCATAGAATCAGTTTCTTCTGAATCTAAAAAACTTCTGGACACAAACAAAGTCATTGAGTCCGTTGCCCAGCAAACAAATCTTCTTGCCATGAACGCCGCAATTGAAGCCGCGCACGCTGGAGAAGCAGGAAAAGGTTTCGCAGTTGTCGCCGAAGAAATCCGCAAGCTTTCAGAAAGCACAACGGAACAGTCGCATTACATAAAGCAGACGCTTTCTTCCGTAATCGACAACATAAATGAAGTTACAGATGCGGCAAGCAGCGCAGGTCTTACTTTTGGTGAAATCGTAAATCAAATTTCAAGCGACGATTCTTTAATTACAGAAATTCGTTCTTCTATGGAAGAGCAGTCAATCGGAAGCAAGCAAATTGTAGATGCGCTTGGAAACATAAAGGACACAACGCATACAATAATTGAAAATTCAAAGCAAATGAATTCTGGAATTGAAAATGTTGTTGCCCAAGTAAAGGAACTTGAAAATGCCGCCCAGAATTTGTCTTTAAAAACTGACGAAATAAAAAAGTCCACGCAAATAATAAATTCCAATGCGGACAAACTCATCGGCATGGCTTCTGAAAACAAAAAATTTGCAAAGGAACTTTCAATTCAAACGGAAAAATATATTGTGTAA
- a CDS encoding MATE family efflux transporter, producing the protein MEKNLTSGSVLKNVVCFSLPYLLSYFLQTLYGMADLFIIGQFGGVEQTTAVSIGSQVMHMITVMIVGLSMGSTVIIARAVGAENKKSASCTVGNTATLFMLISVGLALILIFYARRIVFAMSTPEQAVNGTFLYLSICFAGIPFITAYNIISSIFRGLGDSKSPMYFIAIACAANIILDYIFMGALKLGPAGAALGTTLSQAVSVAIALAVIIKRKLISVSRSDFILRREIVLPILKIGFPVAMQDGFIQISFILITIIANRRGLADAAAVGIVEKIMSFMFLVPSSMLSTVSALAAQNIGAKKYDRADSTLRFAAFIATGFGLTMAVLIQFSASSFVALFTADSAVVLLGAQYLRGYIWDCFLGGIHFSFSGYFCALGKSGISFLHNLLSIVLVRVPGAYFMSKLFPENLFPMGIATACGSLLSVIVCVTAFCILRKKKNFRL; encoded by the coding sequence ATGGAAAAAAATCTTACTTCGGGCAGCGTTTTAAAAAATGTTGTCTGTTTTTCTTTGCCTTATCTTCTTTCATATTTTTTGCAAACTCTTTACGGAATGGCGGATCTTTTTATAATCGGGCAGTTTGGAGGCGTGGAGCAAACTACTGCTGTTTCAATCGGAAGCCAAGTCATGCACATGATTACGGTTATGATTGTGGGACTTTCGATGGGTTCTACAGTTATAATTGCAAGGGCGGTCGGCGCGGAAAATAAAAAGTCTGCTTCATGCACGGTTGGAAACACTGCGACTCTTTTTATGCTGATTTCTGTCGGGCTTGCTTTGATTCTGATTTTTTATGCGCGGCGGATTGTTTTTGCAATGTCTACTCCTGAACAGGCCGTTAACGGAACTTTTCTTTACCTTTCAATTTGCTTTGCAGGAATTCCTTTTATTACAGCGTACAATATAATCAGCTCAATTTTCCGCGGACTTGGAGATTCAAAAAGCCCGATGTATTTTATTGCGATTGCTTGCGCGGCAAACATAATTCTTGATTACATTTTTATGGGCGCGCTGAAACTTGGACCTGCCGGAGCCGCTCTTGGAACAACTCTTTCTCAGGCCGTGAGCGTGGCGATTGCTTTGGCTGTAATCATAAAGCGAAAACTTATTTCAGTAAGCCGAAGTGATTTTATTTTGCGGCGCGAAATTGTGTTGCCCATCTTGAAGATTGGCTTTCCTGTCGCAATGCAAGATGGCTTTATTCAGATTTCTTTTATTTTGATTACCATAATTGCAAACAGACGTGGACTTGCGGATGCCGCCGCTGTTGGAATTGTTGAAAAAATAATGAGCTTCATGTTCCTTGTTCCGTCGTCAATGCTTTCAACAGTTTCTGCTCTTGCAGCTCAAAATATCGGAGCAAAAAAATATGACCGTGCGGATTCCACATTGCGGTTTGCGGCTTTTATTGCAACTGGATTCGGACTTACGATGGCTGTTTTGATTCAGTTTTCAGCTTCATCTTTTGTTGCACTTTTTACTGCGGATTCTGCTGTTGTTCTTTTGGGCGCTCAATATTTGCGTGGCTACATCTGGGACTGTTTTCTTGGCGGAATACATTTTAGCTTTAGCGGATATTTTTGCGCGCTTGGAAAATCTGGAATTTCATTTTTGCATAACTTGCTTTCGATTGTTCTTGTCCGCGTGCCTGGCGCATATTTCATGTCGAAACTTTTTCCTGAAAATTTGTTTCCGATGGGAATTGCAACGGCGTGCGGCTCTTTGCTTTCGGTTATAGTTTGCGTAACTGCTTTTTGCATTCTTAGAAAAAAGAAAAACTTTAGATTATAG
- a CDS encoding MATE family efflux transporter: MNSMNVDSIRAGRTRAILAFSVPAIISMVLTSLINVADGFFMGNFIHKDAIAAVNLGLPIIYLFLATGLMVSVGGSVLAGMALGRQDEKSCRSIFSQTMATCAATPVLLSVVMFFLLRTILAVLGAEGEVAEYFLQYYTVLLFELPVMTVNASLGMFVRAEGRPQFYLGVTAFTCVLNILLDWLFTASFGFGVRGIAAASLVSAVIGLAILLFYFLKKAHVFKFVKFRFDREVFKSTMLNGLSEFIGELSMCISMAAYNFVIMRRFGVDGVTAFTVVGYTSYVFSMVVCGFGQGMAPLASFVYGAKEKLLARKLFSRTNLLVFIAGAVTVALVGFGSGWYSRIFVEDAAVQQMIKSGILIFMWDFVLCGLNAIASFYFTSIGKAKESAVISTARGLVILLASIFVLPAIFGMNGIWLTSPLTEILTLAITLFYLKKDRREISLAEPAEQM; this comes from the coding sequence CAGGAAGAACTCGTGCGATTCTGGCTTTTTCGGTTCCGGCGATAATCAGCATGGTGCTTACTTCGCTCATAAACGTGGCGGACGGATTTTTTATGGGAAACTTTATCCACAAGGACGCGATTGCGGCGGTGAACTTGGGGCTTCCAATCATCTATCTTTTTCTTGCGACCGGGCTTATGGTTTCGGTTGGCGGCTCGGTTCTTGCGGGAATGGCGCTGGGAAGGCAAGACGAAAAAAGCTGCCGCTCGATTTTCAGCCAGACGATGGCGACCTGCGCGGCAACTCCCGTACTTTTGAGCGTGGTCATGTTCTTTTTGCTTCGGACGATTCTTGCTGTTCTTGGCGCAGAGGGAGAAGTTGCAGAATATTTTCTTCAATATTACACGGTTCTTCTTTTTGAGCTTCCGGTCATGACCGTGAACGCATCGCTTGGAATGTTCGTGCGTGCCGAAGGCCGGCCTCAGTTCTATCTTGGAGTTACGGCTTTCACCTGCGTTCTGAACATTCTGCTCGACTGGCTTTTTACGGCAAGCTTCGGATTCGGGGTGCGCGGAATTGCTGCGGCCTCACTTGTTTCGGCGGTGATTGGATTAGCTATTCTTCTTTTTTATTTTCTGAAAAAGGCGCACGTGTTCAAATTCGTAAAATTCCGCTTTGACCGCGAAGTTTTCAAAAGCACTATGCTCAACGGACTTTCGGAATTCATCGGAGAGCTTTCAATGTGCATAAGCATGGCGGCCTACAACTTTGTGATTATGAGGAGATTTGGAGTTGACGGAGTTACGGCATTTACGGTCGTGGGCTACACTTCCTACGTTTTCAGCATGGTTGTCTGCGGATTCGGTCAGGGAATGGCGCCGCTTGCAAGCTTTGTCTATGGCGCGAAGGAAAAACTTCTTGCACGGAAACTCTTCTCGCGAACAAACCTTCTTGTGTTCATTGCAGGAGCAGTAACAGTCGCGCTTGTCGGATTCGGCTCAGGCTGGTACAGCAGAATTTTTGTAGAAGACGCGGCGGTTCAGCAGATGATTAAAAGCGGAATCCTGATTTTTATGTGGGACTTCGTTCTGTGCGGATTAAACGCAATCGCCTCGTTCTACTTCACGTCAATCGGAAAGGCAAAGGAATCCGCAGTGATCTCAACTGCGCGCGGACTTGTGATTCTTCTTGCGTCAATCTTCGTTCTTCCGGCAATCTTCGGCATGAACGGAATCTGGCTCACCTCGCCCCTAACGGAAATTCTGACGCTCGCAATAACGCTGTTCTACCTGAAAAAAGACAGAAGGGAAATCAGTCTTGCAGAACCGGCGGAACAAATGTAA